The Bacillus basilensis genome includes a region encoding these proteins:
- a CDS encoding GntR family transcriptional regulator, translating to MKEKERSSDKIENELIRSILAGVYSVGSTLPPERELAKKFGVGRPTIREALQRLGRSGWITGRKGMPSIINDYWSNGNLTTLINMVENHHTITDEFIMYLLEFRSSLTPTYIRNAVTFNQPKVVALLANLEQLEDSAESYAAFDWDLQKRCAGLAANPIFLLILNSFDSIYVDMAKRYFSVKEHRELSFNYYQDLLKAALKGDAIEAERLCKTTLEKSLALWKDRKK from the coding sequence TTGAAAGAAAAGGAACGCTCCTCAGATAAAATTGAGAATGAATTAATTAGATCCATATTGGCGGGTGTTTATTCTGTAGGAAGTACTTTACCGCCGGAAAGAGAGCTTGCGAAAAAATTTGGTGTTGGTCGCCCAACTATTCGTGAGGCGCTTCAACGTTTAGGAAGGAGTGGATGGATAACCGGGAGAAAAGGAATGCCATCGATTATTAATGATTATTGGAGCAATGGTAATCTAACGACACTTATTAATATGGTTGAGAATCATCATACCATTACAGATGAATTTATTATGTATTTATTAGAATTTAGAAGTTCGTTGACTCCGACTTATATTCGTAATGCTGTTACGTTTAATCAACCTAAAGTGGTTGCTCTCCTTGCTAATCTAGAGCAACTTGAAGATAGTGCAGAAAGCTATGCAGCATTTGATTGGGATTTGCAAAAAAGGTGTGCTGGGCTTGCTGCCAATCCGATTTTTCTACTCATTTTAAATAGCTTCGATTCTATTTATGTAGATATGGCAAAAAGGTACTTTTCTGTAAAAGAGCATCGTGAGTTATCCTTCAACTATTATCAGGACTTATTAAAAGCTGCATTAAAGGGAGATGCAATTGAAGCAGAAAGATTGTGTAAGACAACATTGGAGAAAAGCTTGGCTCTCTGGAAAGATAGAAAAAAATAA
- a CDS encoding sterol desaturase family protein produces the protein MKLKYFKEYFSYPDILIMSCLFLTSFGFMILHLTSIGSWGAFIFGMIMYSLAEYATHRFIFHLKPPKNAFLLKMLKRLHYDHHTNPNELHLLFLPLWYSVPNIAISGAIFYFLSSSFVMTNAFIAGIMLFLLFYEWKHYIAHRPLQPISPWGRWMKKVHLWHHFKNENYWYGVTNPAFDFLMGTFKDQKDVAQSKTAKNLEKRGDQKIEL, from the coding sequence ATGAAACTAAAATATTTTAAAGAATATTTTTCCTATCCTGATATTTTGATCATGAGCTGTCTTTTCCTCACTAGCTTTGGATTTATGATTTTACATTTAACCTCTATCGGAAGTTGGGGTGCCTTTATTTTTGGAATGATTATGTATTCCTTAGCTGAGTATGCTACTCACAGGTTTATTTTTCATCTAAAGCCACCAAAGAATGCATTTTTATTAAAAATGCTTAAGCGTCTACATTATGACCACCATACAAATCCGAATGAATTACATTTATTATTTTTACCCTTATGGTATAGTGTGCCAAACATTGCAATTTCAGGAGCAATTTTTTATTTTCTTTCATCCAGCTTTGTCATGACAAACGCATTTATTGCAGGTATTATGCTCTTTTTATTATTTTATGAGTGGAAGCATTATATTGCGCATCGCCCCCTTCAACCAATATCACCATGGGGACGATGGATGAAAAAAGTTCATTTATGGCATCACTTTAAAAATGAAAATTACTGGTATGGTGTTACGAATCCAGCCTTTGATTTTCTCATGGGCACCTTTAAGGACCAAAAGGATGTTGCCCAAAGTAAAACTGCTAAAAACCTAGAAAAACGTGGTGACCAGAAAATAGAATTATAA
- a CDS encoding cell division protein FtsZ, which translates to MAKNFLKNEVAVKMTMVGFGQAGTRMVDKFAEYKHTDGTSVYNCLALNSNDGDLAELKNVPTSNQVSLKLGGLGKNPERAVKILESNDEAKEKLKEFITERVRPTDELVLFFAGLGGGTGTSTIIKAIEEFSAFHNKPVIAEELKSMAMKIPREELIANQQKYAKIAFSNAIERKDFIKMGIVVTLPVRADGPDVLRQVNKFSQEIWKLANDPAKGVAFVVFADNQHFYDEFKGLNENEKKGIANSRDYANQRIGEIIHELNTASNGAGTSVILDSQDFKRILLEKTGCLVINKISRNMNQIENSKEIVDMFSESLKGSSFHHPIELMKKNDDGELEASKVHHFGMLAILDEQKNIDDSFMDDAKVEVTNTLPINGTVFNGYLISKNDFMGSVYTFYKTDALPSRLSKGLVEEFNEFKEKQNQIQFKKSQISTIEMQDQDDDFSINFGDYIDMGTSNEEPSADAENDEELAAFMDPDKMFGTSK; encoded by the coding sequence ATGGCGAAGAACTTTCTGAAAAACGAAGTAGCAGTAAAAATGACAATGGTTGGTTTTGGTCAGGCTGGAACTAGAATGGTAGATAAATTTGCTGAATATAAGCATACGGATGGAACATCTGTGTACAACTGCCTTGCCCTAAATAGTAACGATGGTGATTTAGCCGAATTAAAAAATGTGCCTACAAGTAATCAAGTATCACTAAAATTAGGCGGACTAGGGAAGAATCCAGAACGTGCTGTAAAAATACTAGAATCAAATGATGAAGCGAAAGAAAAGTTAAAAGAATTCATCACAGAGCGTGTAAGACCAACAGATGAATTGGTTCTATTTTTTGCTGGCTTAGGCGGTGGAACGGGTACTTCTACAATTATTAAAGCAATTGAAGAATTCTCCGCTTTTCATAATAAGCCTGTCATCGCTGAAGAACTTAAAAGTATGGCAATGAAAATTCCTAGAGAGGAATTAATAGCAAATCAACAAAAGTATGCAAAAATTGCATTTAGTAATGCAATTGAGCGTAAAGATTTTATTAAAATGGGTATTGTTGTGACACTCCCTGTAAGAGCCGATGGCCCTGATGTACTAAGACAAGTAAATAAATTCTCTCAAGAGATTTGGAAGTTAGCAAATGACCCAGCAAAAGGTGTTGCATTCGTTGTTTTCGCAGATAACCAACATTTCTATGATGAATTTAAGGGATTAAACGAAAATGAGAAAAAAGGTATTGCTAATTCACGAGACTATGCAAATCAGCGCATTGGTGAAATCATCCATGAATTAAATACAGCTTCTAATGGCGCAGGAACATCTGTTATTTTAGACTCACAGGACTTTAAACGTATTTTATTAGAGAAAACTGGTTGTCTAGTTATTAATAAAATCTCTCGCAATATGAATCAAATAGAAAATAGTAAAGAAATAGTAGATATGTTCTCAGAATCGTTGAAAGGAAGCTCTTTCCACCATCCTATAGAGTTAATGAAAAAGAACGATGATGGTGAGCTAGAGGCTTCTAAGGTGCATCATTTTGGAATGCTTGCAATTCTAGATGAACAAAAGAATATTGATGATTCATTTATGGATGATGCAAAAGTAGAGGTTACAAATACATTACCAATCAACGGTACGGTATTCAATGGGTATTTAATTAGTAAAAATGATTTTATGGGCAGTGTTTACACGTTCTATAAAACTGATGCATTACCATCTCGTTTGTCCAAAGGATTAGTTGAAGAATTCAATGAATTTAAAGAGAAGCAAAACCAAATTCAGTTTAAAAAATCCCAAATTAGTACAATTGAAATGCAAGATCAAGATGATGATTTCAGTATTAATTTCGGTGATTACATCGATATGGGAACAAGTAATGAGGAGCCATCAGCAGATGCTGAGAATGATGAAGAATTAGCTGCATTTATGGATCCAGATAAAATGTTTGGTACATCAAAATAA
- a CDS encoding MerR family transcriptional regulator, with protein MIKQENQSEQTMVDDENSLHEDAFEKAWRITEFSKLVGRHHNTVYNWFNTLEEKGLHGTLRTNNTNEKLYNSLDLNIALFIKQKRDEKWSLDAIIELLPHQFELRPVSPENHSNEILSQIDFQDAAETIEKLVEQKVQAHLQNIEIEFQEKFENVLKALPQPEDPVAMKERQRQERMDNIIIEHRARKELRRQAEKLWNEKPEEERVKKVGWFKKEEDLAKKHLFIENYLNENMIEYMKSIMASE; from the coding sequence ATGATTAAACAGGAAAATCAATCCGAACAAACCATGGTAGATGATGAGAACTCATTACACGAAGACGCTTTTGAAAAAGCCTGGCGAATAACAGAGTTTTCTAAGTTAGTAGGTAGACACCATAATACTGTTTATAATTGGTTTAATACGTTAGAAGAGAAGGGATTGCACGGGACTCTTAGAACCAATAATACAAATGAAAAGCTATATAATTCATTAGATTTAAATATAGCTCTTTTCATAAAGCAGAAAAGGGATGAAAAGTGGTCTTTAGATGCCATAATCGAACTTTTACCACATCAATTCGAACTAAGGCCAGTATCTCCTGAAAATCACTCTAACGAAATATTATCTCAAATTGATTTTCAGGACGCGGCTGAGACAATTGAAAAATTGGTGGAACAAAAAGTCCAAGCACATTTACAAAACATCGAAATAGAATTTCAAGAGAAATTTGAAAATGTATTAAAAGCATTACCTCAGCCTGAAGATCCAGTTGCTATGAAAGAACGCCAAAGACAAGAAAGAATGGATAACATAATAATTGAACATAGAGCCCGTAAAGAGTTAAGAAGACAAGCTGAAAAACTCTGGAATGAAAAACCTGAGGAAGAGCGTGTGAAAAAAGTTGGTTGGTTTAAAAAAGAGGAAGATTTAGCAAAAAAACACCTATTTATAGAGAATTATTTAAACGAAAATATGATAGAGTATATGAAATCTATTATGGCATCAGAATAA
- a CDS encoding PAS domain S-box protein, with protein sequence MIIKDYFINLSIFSLLVSAAIFIQVFTINSRRYFEKFYGGIIAVTLMFFSFPYMGFSYDLRVVPLILSFIYFGRTAGWITLISIIIMRIFYIGGYWEPPVIAYLGMSILFATFKTYFKNLHPFKSASLYYFVFAGIKWLIGVFFNTTLLYTQGLLYIALGLLIGLFLMEAYQRLYYLTQDLSKMNQELKKSKQELTDTVHELQGGIFKFKKVDKHFIHTLCDGQFYYQNGIYPERVVGKSLRTIDASIIPPHLVPQLMKYYFQAWEGKEIIFELPWPNDKTIILIALRPIKRNGQVIEVVGSTVDITERKKVESELRATKELLESFIKHNVDAITISDREGHILQANKAYEKIFGWSSQEIIGKRLPCVPGFLMDESLKNIQKILTGESVVTRLETVRQRNDGSLLDVSLTVSPILDVRANVIALSAICRDISERKQAERERHRLHQQLRDSEMKYRALIEQATDAVYVVELNEDYVPSRFVEVNPVGCKRFGCSREELLSLPFPNVVPQDSPMIIRLLEKIREGQTSFTLQDEYVFPTGKVITTEFSVRIFNLNGKKVFLSISRDITERLKTEELLRKSEKLAVVGQLATAMAHEINNPLTAMKGFMQLLKSTENENNQGYINIVSSEIERIESITNEFMAVAKPQVVKIQPNDISVLMDQVLILLQPQALMNNIQIRTDFIPGIPLIPCEGNQLKQVFVNILKNAIESMPTGGEILIQIDKLENDQISIRFIDQGCGIPKERIPYLGEPFYSIKEDGIGLGLMICYKILETHQGKVFIESEVNKGTIVEVTLPICTLQN encoded by the coding sequence ATGATTATTAAAGACTATTTCATCAATCTATCTATTTTTTCTTTATTAGTTAGCGCAGCAATATTTATTCAAGTATTTACAATTAATTCCAGGCGATATTTCGAAAAATTCTATGGAGGGATTATCGCAGTTACTTTGATGTTCTTTTCTTTTCCGTACATGGGATTTTCCTACGATCTTCGAGTTGTTCCTCTTATTCTATCTTTTATTTACTTTGGTCGCACTGCTGGTTGGATTACGTTAATTAGCATTATTATAATGCGCATCTTTTACATTGGAGGGTATTGGGAGCCTCCTGTGATTGCTTATTTAGGTATGAGTATACTATTTGCTACTTTTAAAACATATTTTAAAAACCTTCATCCTTTTAAAAGTGCATCTTTATATTATTTTGTTTTTGCCGGAATAAAGTGGTTAATTGGTGTGTTCTTTAATACTACATTGCTTTACACTCAAGGCTTATTATATATAGCTTTAGGACTTTTAATCGGGTTATTTCTTATGGAAGCTTACCAGAGATTGTATTATTTAACACAGGACTTATCTAAAATGAATCAAGAATTAAAAAAATCGAAGCAAGAACTCACAGATACCGTACATGAGCTTCAAGGGGGGATTTTTAAATTTAAAAAAGTGGATAAGCACTTTATACACACTTTGTGTGATGGACAGTTTTATTATCAAAACGGAATTTATCCTGAACGGGTGGTAGGAAAAAGCTTACGTACCATTGATGCTTCTATTATTCCACCCCATTTAGTTCCACAATTAATGAAGTATTATTTTCAGGCTTGGGAAGGGAAAGAAATTATATTCGAATTACCTTGGCCGAATGATAAAACTATTATTCTTATTGCGCTTAGGCCGATTAAACGAAATGGTCAAGTTATTGAAGTTGTTGGTTCTACAGTCGATATAACCGAAAGGAAAAAGGTAGAATCAGAATTAAGAGCTACCAAAGAATTACTGGAATCATTTATAAAGCATAATGTAGATGCTATTACCATATCTGATCGAGAAGGGCATATTTTACAAGCCAATAAAGCTTATGAAAAGATATTTGGGTGGTCATCACAAGAAATCATAGGTAAGAGATTACCTTGTGTACCAGGGTTCTTAATGGATGAATCGCTTAAAAATATTCAGAAAATTCTAACGGGAGAATCCGTAGTTACTAGATTAGAAACTGTTAGACAACGTAACGATGGAAGTCTTCTTGATGTTAGTCTGACAGTTTCTCCTATACTAGATGTAAGGGCTAATGTGATAGCTTTATCAGCAATATGTAGAGACATTTCTGAAAGAAAACAAGCAGAAAGAGAACGGCATAGATTACACCAACAATTAAGAGATAGTGAGATGAAGTACCGTGCACTAATCGAACAAGCAACTGACGCAGTATATGTAGTAGAGCTGAATGAAGATTATGTTCCAAGTCGATTTGTTGAGGTAAACCCTGTGGGGTGTAAAAGATTTGGATGTAGTAGAGAAGAGCTGCTCTCTTTACCATTTCCAAATGTAGTACCACAAGATTCTCCAATGATTATAAGGTTGTTAGAAAAAATTAGAGAGGGACAAACTTCCTTCACTTTGCAAGATGAATATGTCTTTCCAACAGGAAAAGTAATAACAACTGAGTTTAGTGTTCGTATTTTTAACTTAAATGGTAAAAAAGTTTTCCTTAGCATTTCTCGTGATATCACTGAACGGTTAAAAACAGAAGAATTATTACGGAAATCTGAAAAACTTGCTGTCGTAGGACAATTAGCGACTGCGATGGCTCATGAAATTAATAATCCATTAACCGCAATGAAAGGGTTTATGCAATTACTAAAATCAACGGAAAATGAGAATAATCAGGGGTATATAAATATAGTATCATCAGAGATTGAGCGTATAGAAAGTATTACAAATGAATTTATGGCGGTAGCCAAACCACAGGTGGTTAAGATACAACCTAATGATATTAGTGTGCTAATGGATCAAGTTTTAATACTACTACAACCTCAAGCATTGATGAATAATATACAAATTAGAACAGATTTTATACCTGGTATTCCATTAATCCCATGTGAGGGAAATCAATTAAAACAAGTATTTGTTAATATTTTGAAAAATGCAATTGAATCCATGCCAACGGGAGGGGAAATTCTGATTCAAATTGATAAACTTGAAAATGATCAAATAAGCATTCGTTTTATCGATCAAGGATGCGGGATTCCAAAAGAACGTATACCATATCTCGGAGAACCTTTTTATAGTATTAAGGAAGATGGGATTGGCCTAGGGTTAATGATCTGTTATAAAATTCTCGAAACACATCAGGGAAAGGTATTTATTGAGAGTGAAGTGAATAAGGGAACTATAGTTGAAGTCACTCTCCCTATTTGTACACTTCAAAATTAA
- a CDS encoding binary toxin-like calcium binding domain-containing protein, with translation MKKLKPALSVLGSVSMALTLASPALADVKQPNPGSTVEIFKENANAKKEDKNFTLGSDGEIGSLITQNIEMANNDWDKDGIFNDLEINGYKIEFNSQTGKNEAKAWDPEKDKGKPKFISNPMNANTDGDPFTDMYEVENYNNDSDTNFNPIVANMPNLQIGVKRIEVIPIATITDNNGGSVSRGWEKSVSTQHSFNVGLSGSGGVEGSAAGPVPSGSVSANVGYGYSKTTTETESYTNNFDWSTATTVDTANAAKVRVHLEYKNVGTASAENVSPHFNMRLGNKIINTVKATQDRYKANYLSTEKGGRNKTEVVIDSLEGQADANIVLSLDELKAVEQGEILSIEVLPTSTMDLSIEKGEEVMHLGDSGRYESRVNAATEQLETDMGNIPKFRVYTPKDKSLADKPVLSYNEVFQHINIDTNKVKHIVNKAKSNNQVSVVSDNNGTDALNALKAGQGDRGYLHKDSVHGAFAKLQQPTLVEGSYDPVTQKIRASILPGLFGVSNEISATYRTKWSGPSKKVTLVKRENGYTYESRENIHPIKSEIAADRKVRFDINDAHNLTPTQNIDAEIKANKEFEDYVVDNSGEFVTEGVPYTVASYGNTTYWGSHHAGNKWEYLWAEKSNDEKVNVIIERVGQPKPGKPIKKDEEVLIKFQNPIYSDYAYLKLQDSYIHLDQKQNASTFKFNHAYPKNFTGYHKQWNILSNGNKLKVGYLIDYMKYGNGENGTDTIAWNLSRVQ, from the coding sequence ATGAAAAAATTGAAGCCAGCACTTAGTGTATTAGGTAGTGTATCGATGGCACTGACTTTAGCATCTCCTGCTTTAGCAGATGTAAAACAGCCGAATCCAGGAAGTACAGTTGAAATATTCAAAGAGAATGCAAATGCAAAAAAAGAAGATAAGAATTTCACGCTCGGATCTGATGGGGAAATAGGTTCGCTCATTACACAAAACATTGAAATGGCAAACAATGATTGGGACAAAGATGGTATTTTTAACGACTTAGAGATTAATGGATATAAAATTGAATTCAATTCACAAACTGGGAAAAATGAAGCGAAAGCATGGGATCCTGAGAAGGATAAAGGGAAACCAAAATTTATATCGAATCCTATGAATGCAAATACGGATGGTGACCCTTTTACTGATATGTATGAGGTCGAGAATTATAACAATGATTCTGATACTAATTTCAATCCGATAGTTGCCAATATGCCAAATTTACAAATTGGTGTCAAACGAATTGAAGTAATTCCTATTGCAACCATTACGGATAATAATGGTGGATCAGTTAGCAGAGGATGGGAAAAAAGCGTATCTACACAACATTCATTTAATGTAGGTCTAAGTGGTTCAGGTGGTGTAGAAGGCTCAGCAGCCGGTCCTGTTCCTTCCGGAAGTGTTTCAGCAAACGTGGGATACGGATATTCAAAAACAACTACTGAAACGGAGAGTTATACAAATAATTTTGATTGGTCTACCGCAACAACTGTGGATACAGCGAACGCAGCAAAAGTACGGGTACATCTGGAATATAAGAATGTAGGCACAGCATCCGCTGAAAATGTTTCGCCTCATTTTAATATGCGTTTAGGAAACAAAATTATTAATACCGTAAAGGCAACACAAGATCGTTATAAGGCAAACTATTTAAGTACAGAAAAAGGTGGACGGAATAAAACAGAAGTAGTAATTGACAGTTTAGAGGGACAAGCAGATGCGAATATTGTCTTATCATTGGATGAATTGAAAGCTGTTGAACAAGGGGAAATTCTTTCGATTGAAGTTTTACCTACAAGTACAATGGATTTATCCATCGAAAAAGGTGAAGAAGTTATGCATTTGGGGGATTCAGGGAGATATGAATCTAGAGTAAATGCAGCTACAGAACAATTAGAAACAGATATGGGGAATATACCAAAGTTTAGGGTGTATACTCCTAAAGACAAATCCCTTGCTGATAAGCCAGTTTTATCCTATAATGAAGTTTTTCAACATATTAATATAGATACGAATAAAGTAAAGCATATTGTAAACAAGGCAAAAAGTAATAATCAAGTATCAGTGGTTTCAGATAATAATGGAACTGATGCATTGAACGCTTTAAAAGCGGGGCAGGGAGATCGCGGTTATTTACATAAAGACTCTGTACACGGTGCCTTTGCAAAACTACAGCAACCAACATTAGTAGAAGGTAGCTATGATCCTGTTACACAAAAGATTCGGGCATCAATCTTACCTGGTTTATTTGGGGTGAGCAACGAAATCTCTGCTACTTATAGGACAAAATGGAGTGGTCCCTCAAAAAAAGTAACACTAGTTAAACGCGAGAATGGATATACATATGAGTCTAGAGAAAATATACACCCTATTAAATCTGAAATTGCAGCGGACAGAAAAGTTAGATTTGATATCAATGACGCACACAATCTAACGCCTACACAAAATATTGATGCCGAAATTAAAGCTAATAAAGAATTTGAAGATTATGTAGTAGATAATTCAGGTGAATTTGTTACAGAAGGAGTTCCATATACTGTAGCTTCATATGGAAATACAACTTATTGGGGAAGTCATCACGCCGGGAATAAATGGGAGTATCTTTGGGCTGAGAAATCTAACGATGAAAAAGTGAATGTAATTATTGAAAGAGTAGGTCAACCTAAACCTGGAAAACCAATTAAAAAGGATGAAGAGGTATTAATTAAATTCCAGAATCCTATTTATTCAGATTATGCATATTTAAAGCTTCAAGATAGTTATATCCATTTAGATCAAAAACAGAACGCAAGTACTTTTAAATTTAATCATGCATACCCAAAGAACTTCACTGGATACCATAAGCAATGGAACATACTATCTAATGGTAACAAGTTAAAGGTAGGATATTTAATTGATTATATGAAATATGGCAATGGAGAGAATGGGACTGATACTATAGCATGGAATCTATCAAGAGTTCAGTAA
- a CDS encoding response regulator transcription factor, with translation MKKRILIVEDEANIREVCKRYLEREEYEVYTAVNGKEGWDLFLTHQPDLIILDLMMPKKDGWELCEEIRQQSTVPIIMLTAKGEERDRILGLTIGADDYVTKPFSPRELVLRIQIILRRGSQVPIQAKESLLEVIEFPDLKIYPKTRYVLVCDKEVELTVKEFEVLYLMAKHPKQVFSRSQLLELIWDFGHEGASNTVTVLVSRLREKLEKHTIKNRWIHTVWGIGYRFEPNGGNEA, from the coding sequence ATGAAGAAAAGAATTTTAATCGTAGAAGATGAAGCAAATATTCGAGAAGTATGCAAACGGTATTTAGAAAGAGAAGAATATGAGGTATATACCGCTGTAAATGGCAAAGAAGGTTGGGATTTATTTCTTACACATCAACCAGATTTAATTATATTAGATTTGATGATGCCAAAAAAAGATGGATGGGAATTATGCGAGGAAATTCGTCAACAATCAACTGTCCCTATTATTATGTTAACTGCTAAGGGAGAGGAAAGGGATCGAATTTTAGGCTTAACAATAGGGGCAGATGATTATGTAACAAAGCCATTTTCCCCTCGTGAATTAGTATTAAGGATCCAAATTATACTTAGAAGAGGAAGCCAGGTACCGATACAAGCGAAAGAATCTCTATTGGAAGTGATAGAATTTCCAGATTTAAAAATATATCCAAAGACAAGATATGTACTTGTTTGTGATAAGGAAGTGGAGTTAACAGTGAAAGAGTTTGAGGTACTTTATCTCATGGCAAAGCATCCAAAACAAGTATTTTCTCGCTCGCAGCTTCTTGAACTAATTTGGGATTTTGGGCATGAAGGTGCATCAAACACAGTTACCGTGCTAGTGAGTCGTTTACGTGAAAAGCTCGAGAAGCATACAATAAAGAATCGTTGGATTCATACGGTTTGGGGTATAGGATATCGCTTTGAGCCAAATGGAGGAAATGAAGCATGA
- a CDS encoding cell wall metabolism sensor histidine kinase WalK, which yields MRLRIQLLLMNLLSTSIMVIAIWYSETKMLLEPEQTRLLTVIAFVAFIISTFIFWLMTRPIMRSIQNLIKLTKQFSDRHFETMYIIGQEPREFKELATAFQQMAKKLEEGFTKLEEQEKSRKELITNISHDLRTPMASMQLMIEALQDNLIEDPEMKKQYLATILKEIERLSGLINDLFDLSKLEFEQVDFHPSFTHLDTVLLDVLESHSVLLGDKTIHVQLDVPDTLPRLLIMPCKIERVIGNLLHNAIRYSPVSGTIELTVEENKQTKQVQFTLRDEGMGISPNDQLRVFERFFRTDRSRSSQSGGSGLGLAIAKSLIEMHKGEIGVRNRADGKQGSEFWFTLPITSEKNKTAERLL from the coding sequence ATGAGATTACGTATTCAATTGTTACTCATGAATTTATTAAGTACCAGTATTATGGTAATTGCTATATGGTATAGTGAGACGAAAATGTTACTTGAACCGGAACAAACGCGGTTATTAACAGTGATCGCATTTGTGGCATTTATTATTTCAACGTTTATTTTTTGGTTAATGACACGTCCTATCATGAGATCTATACAAAATTTAATAAAATTGACGAAACAATTTAGTGATAGACACTTTGAAACGATGTATATAATTGGGCAAGAACCACGGGAGTTTAAAGAATTAGCAACAGCCTTTCAACAGATGGCAAAAAAATTAGAAGAGGGGTTTACTAAGTTAGAGGAACAGGAAAAATCCCGTAAGGAGCTAATTACCAATATCTCACACGACTTACGAACACCTATGGCTAGCATGCAATTGATGATAGAAGCATTACAAGATAACCTGATTGAAGATCCTGAAATGAAAAAGCAATACTTAGCGACGATTTTAAAAGAAATAGAAAGATTAAGTGGATTAATTAACGACTTATTTGATCTTTCAAAGTTAGAGTTTGAGCAAGTAGATTTTCACCCAAGTTTCACACATTTAGATACAGTCTTATTAGATGTATTAGAGTCACATTCTGTCTTATTAGGAGACAAAACAATCCATGTGCAATTAGATGTTCCAGATACATTACCTCGACTTTTGATTATGCCTTGTAAAATAGAAAGGGTCATAGGTAATTTATTACATAATGCAATTCGATATTCTCCTGTATCTGGAACAATTGAATTGACTGTAGAGGAAAATAAACAAACTAAGCAGGTCCAATTCACTTTGCGAGATGAAGGGATGGGGATTTCTCCAAATGATCAATTACGCGTATTTGAACGTTTTTTTAGAACAGATCGATCAAGAAGTTCGCAATCTGGAGGATCCGGACTTGGATTAGCTATTGCAAAATCATTGATTGAAATGCACAAAGGGGAAATTGGTGTGAGGAATCGCGCAGATGGTAAGCAAGGAAGTGAATTTTGGTTTACTCTTCCCATCACATCAGAAAAAAATAAGACGGCTGAAAGACTTTTGTAA
- a CDS encoding DM13 domain-containing protein translates to MKRQYVWFIGGLIIVLGILWSLFRPEKLFIDNHVNEALPQTEVQSAEVKQQSDRVISEGQFQNGVHETTGTAKIHQLADGKRVLRLSDFATSNGPDVRVVLVPTNRLKNNEDVKNYQYIELGKLKGNKGDQNYEIPEGVDVSVYGSVSVWCKRFNENFGAVYFNS, encoded by the coding sequence ATGAAAAGACAATATGTATGGTTTATAGGTGGTTTGATAATTGTATTGGGGATTTTATGGTCATTGTTCCGACCAGAGAAATTATTTATTGATAACCACGTCAATGAAGCATTGCCACAAACAGAGGTACAATCAGCTGAAGTAAAGCAACAAAGTGATCGAGTAATAAGCGAAGGGCAGTTTCAAAACGGTGTCCATGAAACAACTGGAACGGCAAAAATTCATCAATTAGCGGATGGAAAACGTGTTTTACGACTTTCTGATTTTGCAACATCTAATGGGCCAGATGTACGAGTTGTATTAGTTCCTACAAATCGTTTGAAAAATAATGAAGACGTGAAAAACTATCAGTATATTGAATTAGGAAAATTAAAGGGAAATAAAGGAGACCAAAACTACGAAATTCCTGAAGGGGTAGATGTAAGTGTATATGGTTCGGTTTCTGTTTGGTGTAAGAGGTTTAATGAAAACTTTGGTGCGGTTTATTTTAATAGTTAA
- a CDS encoding YjcZ family sporulation protein → MGYGGSCDGGCGYGGGFALLVVLFILLIIVGANCSRFSC, encoded by the coding sequence ATGGGGTATGGTGGTAGTTGCGACGGAGGTTGTGGATACGGTGGCGGATTCGCCTTACTGGTCGTGCTCTTTATCTTATTAATCATAGTTGGAGCTAACTGCAGCAGATTTAGTTGCTAA